The following are encoded together in the Micromonospora lupini genome:
- a CDS encoding WXG100 family type VII secretion target — translation MSQTQAEAAVMRHTAAKFEQVDQSLQSMLTGLLAELEVLQQAWRGAGGRSFEQVKRQWSQDQAALHRALRETAGAIRTAGRQYDVSDDEAAGRVAGTNRGGIQLPL, via the coding sequence GTGTCCCAGACCCAGGCAGAAGCGGCGGTCATGCGGCATACCGCCGCGAAGTTCGAGCAGGTGGACCAGTCGTTGCAGTCCATGCTGACCGGCCTGCTGGCCGAGCTGGAGGTGTTGCAGCAGGCCTGGCGCGGCGCCGGCGGGCGGTCGTTCGAGCAGGTCAAGCGGCAGTGGTCACAGGATCAGGCGGCGTTGCACCGGGCCCTGCGGGAGACCGCCGGGGCCATCCGCACCGCCGGCCGACAGTACGACGTCTCGGACGACGAGGCGGCCGGCCGGGTGGCCGGCACCAACCGCGGCGGCATCCAGCTGCCGCTCTGA
- a CDS encoding WXG100 family type VII secretion target, translating into MDNGVLVVNFAALQQAGVDIQRALNTLDSQLGQLERDAAPLVSAWEGDARHAYEQRQARWRSASQDLQAMLRAIKLAVDDSAADYLDTEKKNTGLFQ; encoded by the coding sequence ATGGACAACGGTGTGCTGGTCGTCAACTTCGCCGCGCTGCAACAGGCGGGCGTGGACATTCAACGAGCGCTGAACACGCTCGACTCGCAACTCGGCCAACTCGAACGCGACGCCGCGCCGCTGGTGTCGGCCTGGGAGGGCGACGCACGACACGCGTACGAGCAGCGCCAGGCGCGGTGGCGGTCCGCCTCACAGGACCTCCAGGCGATGCTGCGCGCCATCAAGTTGGCGGTGGACGACTCCGCGGCCGACTATCTCGACACGGAGAAGAAGAACACCGGGCTGTTCCAGTGA
- the mycP gene encoding type VII secretion-associated serine protease mycosin, giving the protein MSRSIARPVLAGLAAALLTAATGPAVAASAERRAAPACATPLAPVRPVVATPWPQQRYDSARLAPLTTGAGVTVAVVDSGVDRAHPQLTGRVLAGTDLLDRGGDGGRDCAGHGTGVASIIAAAPRPGVAFHGLAPDARILPVRVSEQQVVQGRESGRTVSADEFASAIRWAVDHDADVVNLSVVLYADDPEVHSAVRYAVERDVVLVAAVGNLHDSGDPRPFPAAYDGVLGVGAIGADGARAAFSQTGSYVDLVAPGSAVLVAAPAQGHQQVEGTSYAAPFVAATAALLRAYRPELTAAEVVERIVATVDPAPGTGHGGGYGAGVLNPYRAVTETGGGRSTAPRPVAALADDRPDPAVLARQARRATARDRALVTGGVIGVTSVAVVLLALVLPRGARRRWRPAEPV; this is encoded by the coding sequence ATGTCCCGGTCGATCGCCCGCCCCGTCCTGGCAGGTCTGGCGGCTGCCCTGCTTACCGCCGCCACCGGGCCGGCCGTCGCCGCCAGCGCCGAGCGCCGGGCGGCCCCGGCCTGCGCGACCCCACTGGCGCCCGTCCGACCGGTCGTGGCCACACCCTGGCCCCAGCAGCGGTACGACTCCGCGCGGCTCGCGCCGCTGACCACCGGCGCCGGGGTGACTGTCGCGGTGGTCGACTCGGGAGTCGACCGGGCGCACCCCCAGTTGACCGGACGGGTGCTGGCCGGCACCGACCTGCTCGACAGGGGTGGGGACGGCGGCCGGGACTGCGCCGGGCACGGCACCGGCGTGGCGAGCATCATCGCGGCGGCGCCCCGGCCCGGTGTCGCCTTCCACGGCTTGGCCCCGGACGCCCGGATCCTGCCGGTACGCGTGAGTGAGCAGCAGGTGGTGCAGGGCCGGGAGTCGGGGCGCACGGTAAGCGCCGACGAGTTCGCCAGCGCCATCCGCTGGGCGGTCGACCACGACGCCGACGTGGTGAACCTCTCCGTGGTGCTGTACGCCGACGACCCGGAGGTCCACTCCGCCGTGCGGTACGCCGTCGAGCGGGACGTGGTGCTTGTGGCCGCCGTGGGCAACCTGCACGACAGCGGCGACCCGCGCCCGTTCCCGGCCGCGTACGACGGGGTGCTCGGGGTGGGAGCGATCGGGGCGGACGGGGCACGGGCGGCCTTCTCCCAGACCGGCTCGTACGTCGATCTGGTCGCCCCGGGCAGCGCGGTGCTTGTCGCCGCGCCGGCACAGGGTCACCAGCAGGTCGAGGGCACCAGTTACGCGGCGCCGTTCGTGGCCGCCACCGCGGCGTTGCTGCGCGCGTACCGACCCGAGTTGACAGCCGCCGAGGTGGTGGAGCGGATCGTCGCCACGGTCGACCCGGCGCCCGGGACGGGACACGGCGGCGGGTACGGCGCCGGCGTGCTGAACCCCTATCGGGCGGTCACCGAGACCGGCGGCGGCCGATCGACAGCCCCGCGGCCGGTTGCCGCACTCGCCGACGACCGGCCGGATCCGGCGGTGCTCGCCCGCCAGGCCCGCCGCGCGACCGCCCGGGACCGTGCTCTGGTGACCGGCGGGGTGATCGGCGTGACGTCGGTGGCCGTGGTGCTGCTCGCCCTCGTGCTGCCCCGCGGCGCGCGCCGACGTTGGCGACCGGCCGAGCCGGTCTGA